The Sphingobacterium bambusae genome includes a window with the following:
- a CDS encoding cysteine desulfurase family protein, with the protein MQVYFDNAATTPLEPEVIKVMTATMQENFGNPSSIHAHGRQVKTIVEKARKTVAGLLKASPSEIFFTSGGTEADNMAIVRSIVDLGITHAITSPLEHHAVLHTLEEQEKRGHIQLDLVRIDEQGNVDLAHLRELLTRNPRTFVSLMHANNEIGNLTDIKAVSEICQEFNAVFHSDTVQTMGHYIHDLSDLHIDFITGAGHKFHGPKGVGFLYINGRNKIQPLIYGGAQERNMRGGTENVYGIVGLAKALELCYQEMDQHQQHIQGLKDYMIQELEKALPGIAINGNRDAAQSLYTVLNVSLPKTEIADMLLFSLDIAGVSASGGSACSSGSEIGSHVLRALKCDSERPSVRFSFSKYNTKEEVDFVVKTLKDLCENHK; encoded by the coding sequence ATGCAAGTATATTTTGATAATGCCGCGACAACCCCGCTAGAACCTGAAGTGATTAAAGTCATGACAGCGACGATGCAGGAGAATTTCGGCAATCCCTCGTCTATTCATGCGCACGGACGGCAGGTAAAAACGATCGTTGAAAAAGCCAGAAAAACGGTTGCAGGCCTGTTGAAGGCATCACCTTCCGAAATCTTCTTTACTTCCGGCGGAACCGAGGCCGACAACATGGCGATCGTACGGTCTATTGTTGATCTAGGCATTACACATGCGATCACCTCTCCTTTGGAGCACCATGCCGTTTTGCACACGCTAGAAGAGCAAGAAAAGCGTGGACATATCCAACTTGACCTTGTTCGTATCGATGAGCAGGGCAACGTGGATCTTGCTCACTTACGCGAGTTGCTGACAAGAAATCCAAGAACATTTGTATCCTTGATGCACGCCAATAATGAAATCGGGAATCTAACGGATATTAAAGCGGTATCTGAAATATGCCAAGAATTTAATGCGGTGTTTCATTCCGACACGGTACAAACAATGGGACATTATATACATGACCTTTCCGATTTGCACATTGATTTCATCACCGGAGCGGGGCATAAATTTCATGGACCAAAGGGCGTTGGATTTCTCTATATCAACGGGCGCAACAAGATTCAACCGCTTATATATGGCGGAGCGCAAGAGCGCAATATGCGAGGAGGTACGGAAAATGTGTATGGTATCGTTGGCTTGGCTAAAGCTCTAGAGCTTTGTTATCAGGAAATGGATCAACATCAGCAACATATCCAAGGACTGAAGGATTACATGATCCAAGAACTTGAAAAAGCTTTGCCCGGCATTGCCATCAATGGTAACAGGGATGCGGCACAGTCGCTCTACACGGTACTGAATGTTTCCCTTCCAAAGACCGAGATAGCCGACATGCTATTATTCAGCCTCGACATCGCTGGAGTATCTGCTTCTGGAGGCAGTGCCTGCAGTTCTGGTTCGGAAATTGGAAGCCATGTGCTGCGCGCCCTGAAATGTGATAGTGAACGTCCTTCGGTGCGTTTCTCCTTCAGCAAATACAATACAAAAGAAGAAGTCGACTTTGTCGTGAAGACTTTAAAAGATCTTTGTGAAAAC